The following coding sequences lie in one Mycobacterium sp. DL440 genomic window:
- a CDS encoding maleylpyruvate isomerase family mycothiol-dependent enzyme → MTIAEDVKAERSALTVSLIELGPSAPTACGDWTALDLAAHLAGEERYGGVTTFIARSLVTRGVSVAGTPKMVDTALRRERRHGFAAVIERLRRPIPRLLLQPVVAPLALFEYWTHHEDLVGFDTRAHAVPATLVEVIPLVLRYQLKKLPAGVRVTVGTSDGDHRWSVGPQSGPEVILGGSPPDLVRWLAGRRAAGEIAMAGPGTTVQELRAFGGRV, encoded by the coding sequence ATGACGATCGCAGAGGACGTCAAGGCCGAACGATCGGCGTTGACGGTGTCGTTGATCGAGTTGGGTCCGTCGGCCCCGACCGCGTGCGGCGATTGGACCGCACTGGATCTTGCGGCCCATCTGGCCGGCGAAGAACGCTACGGCGGCGTGACGACCTTCATCGCTCGATCCCTGGTAACACGCGGAGTTTCGGTGGCCGGCACACCGAAGATGGTGGACACCGCGCTTCGTCGGGAGCGACGCCACGGTTTTGCGGCAGTGATCGAGCGGTTGCGTCGGCCCATACCGCGGCTGCTACTACAGCCGGTGGTGGCTCCGCTTGCTCTGTTCGAATACTGGACCCATCACGAGGATCTCGTCGGTTTCGACACACGAGCCCACGCGGTACCGGCAACACTCGTGGAGGTCATTCCACTCGTGCTGCGCTATCAGCTCAAGAAGCTGCCCGCCGGCGTTCGGGTGACGGTCGGCACCAGCGACGGTGACCACCGCTGGTCGGTCGGGCCGCAATCGGGGCCAGAGGTGATTCTCGGTGGCTCTCCCCCGGATCTGGTCCGATGGCTGGCGGGGCGTCGAGCAGCCGGCGAAATCGCGATGGCCGGACCCGGGACGACGGTGCAGGAGCTACGCGCATTCGGGGGTCGAGTGTGA
- a CDS encoding S1C family serine protease has protein sequence MVAGTAAVAMATGAVAAVAVVDQSGKPTTVAQAPAADHARIPSPATGSTPVQPKGSAPAGSVEQVSAKVLPSVVKLQIVTGQGREEGSGIVLSEDGLILTNNHVVAAAARGAGTQGPLAAEDSPGGQFPGMPRGLFPGGQFPGDDQYSPDGPSARTSGRTNGAMQATVTMSDGRTVPFTVVGTDPDDDIAVVKAQNVSGLTPITIGSSKDLKVGQNVVAVGSPLGLQGTVTTGIISALDRPVATGDEQSGQNSVMSAIQTDAAINPGNSGGALVDMNGDLIGVNSAIASLGGGQGSQGGGQAGSIGLGFAIPVDQAKRIADELVSTGTVQHASLGVQLSGNDSHGATVAGVVAGGPAAAAGLPDGAVITKVDNQVIDGPDALVAAVRSKAPGDTVTLTYEDPSGAARTVDVTLGQVQA, from the coding sequence CTGGTTGCCGGCACTGCCGCGGTGGCCATGGCTACCGGTGCCGTCGCGGCCGTCGCGGTGGTCGACCAGTCCGGAAAGCCCACGACTGTCGCACAGGCGCCGGCTGCTGACCACGCCCGCATACCGTCGCCGGCCACCGGATCCACCCCCGTTCAGCCGAAGGGTTCCGCACCGGCCGGATCGGTCGAACAGGTATCTGCCAAGGTGCTGCCCAGTGTGGTGAAGCTGCAGATAGTGACCGGGCAGGGGCGTGAGGAGGGATCCGGGATCGTCCTCAGCGAGGACGGTCTGATCCTCACCAACAACCATGTCGTCGCGGCTGCCGCGCGCGGCGCGGGCACTCAGGGACCGCTCGCCGCCGAGGACTCACCTGGTGGTCAGTTCCCCGGAATGCCACGCGGTCTGTTCCCTGGTGGGCAGTTCCCCGGTGACGACCAGTACTCGCCTGACGGACCGTCGGCCAGGACTTCCGGCCGGACCAACGGCGCAATGCAGGCGACCGTGACCATGTCCGATGGTCGCACCGTGCCCTTCACCGTCGTCGGCACCGACCCCGACGACGACATCGCGGTGGTGAAAGCGCAGAACGTGTCCGGGTTGACCCCGATCACGATCGGTTCCTCGAAAGACCTGAAGGTGGGGCAGAACGTCGTCGCGGTGGGCTCGCCGTTGGGCCTGCAGGGAACGGTGACCACCGGCATCATCAGCGCGCTGGACCGCCCGGTCGCCACCGGCGACGAGCAGAGTGGCCAGAATTCGGTGATGAGCGCCATTCAGACCGACGCCGCGATCAATCCGGGTAACTCCGGCGGTGCACTGGTCGACATGAACGGCGACCTCATCGGGGTGAACTCGGCGATCGCATCGTTGGGCGGTGGCCAGGGTTCGCAGGGCGGTGGGCAGGCCGGCTCCATCGGTCTGGGCTTCGCGATTCCGGTGGATCAGGCCAAACGGATTGCTGACGAACTGGTCTCGACCGGAACCGTCCAGCATGCCTCGCTGGGTGTCCAGCTCTCCGGTAACGATTCGCACGGCGCAACGGTTGCCGGCGTGGTCGCCGGGGGCCCGGCAGCCGCCGCCGGTCTGCCCGACGGCGCGGTGATCACCAAGGTCGACAATCAGGTGATCGACGGTCCCGATGCGTTGGTCGCTGCGGTGCGATCCAAGGCGCCGGGGGACACCGTGACGCTGACCTATGAGGATCCGTCGGGCGCCGCGCGCACCGTGGACGTCACCCTCGGGCAGGTCCAGGCGTAA
- a CDS encoding MBL fold metallo-hydrolase has protein sequence MSLDNIARTESPVDELVPSRYAVQVGDIEVLVISDGVLPITASTLATNADPSDLAGWLGDNFLPAEVVDWPLNIVVVRSGDKTILVDAGLGLEFPDFPRAGQTVQRLEAAGVDLGSVTDVVLTHMHMDHVGGLITEGVKERLRPDLRVHAAAAEAEFWESPDFSRTVMPQPIPDVLRRVAAQFLDDYRGQLRTFETEYEVAPGVLVTRTGGHTPGHSVVRLASGGEKLTFAGDAVFAPGFDNPEWQNGFEHDPEEAARVRVQLLRELAATGESLVATHLPFPSVCHVATAGDVFRCVPAGWDY, from the coding sequence ATGAGTTTGGACAACATTGCCCGGACGGAAAGTCCTGTCGACGAGTTGGTTCCGTCGCGTTATGCGGTGCAGGTAGGCGACATCGAGGTACTGGTGATCAGCGACGGCGTGCTGCCGATCACGGCCTCGACGTTGGCCACCAACGCCGACCCGTCCGACCTGGCGGGTTGGCTGGGCGACAACTTCCTGCCGGCCGAGGTGGTCGACTGGCCGCTGAACATCGTTGTGGTCCGTAGCGGCGACAAGACCATCCTCGTCGACGCCGGGCTGGGGCTGGAATTCCCGGATTTCCCCCGGGCCGGACAGACGGTCCAGCGACTGGAGGCTGCCGGTGTCGATCTCGGTTCCGTGACCGACGTGGTGCTCACCCACATGCACATGGACCACGTGGGCGGACTGATCACCGAAGGGGTGAAGGAACGGCTGCGGCCGGACCTGCGGGTCCATGCGGCGGCCGCCGAGGCTGAGTTCTGGGAGTCACCCGATTTCTCCCGCACCGTCATGCCGCAGCCGATACCGGATGTGCTTCGTAGGGTTGCTGCGCAGTTCTTGGACGACTACCGGGGCCAGCTGCGGACGTTCGAGACGGAATACGAGGTGGCACCGGGCGTGCTCGTCACACGCACCGGCGGTCATACCCCCGGGCACAGTGTGGTCCGGCTGGCGTCGGGCGGCGAGAAACTGACATTCGCCGGCGACGCCGTGTTCGCGCCCGGGTTCGACAATCCCGAGTGGCAGAACGGATTCGAACACGACCCCGAGGAGGCGGCTCGCGTCCGCGTCCAGCTTCTGCGCGAGTTGGCGGCGACGGGAGAATCGCTGGTGGCCACCCACCTGCCGTTCCCGTCCGTCTGCCACGTGGCAACCGCCGGCGACGTCTTCCGGTGTGTACCGGCCGGCTGGGATTACTGA
- a CDS encoding DUF805 domain-containing protein: MTHSGGTPFDTHPDYEPVGATDPRDLTLPLYGATFGQALSRFFRSPARFSGRASRSEYWWVMAALGVVAFVCGMLAAGFEEDSTLGLTFLVILLIFILACAVPGWALLVRRLHDADLSGWLSLLTVLPYIGFVIQIVFGVLPPKHFGERFDRR, from the coding sequence ATGACCCACAGCGGGGGAACACCGTTCGACACGCACCCCGACTACGAACCGGTCGGTGCGACCGATCCACGCGATCTCACGCTGCCCCTGTACGGAGCGACATTCGGCCAGGCATTGTCGCGGTTCTTTCGCAGCCCTGCCCGCTTCTCCGGCCGTGCGTCTCGCAGTGAGTACTGGTGGGTCATGGCCGCACTCGGAGTCGTCGCCTTCGTCTGCGGGATGTTGGCCGCTGGCTTCGAAGAAGACAGCACACTCGGGCTCACGTTCCTGGTAATCCTGCTGATATTCATCCTGGCGTGCGCGGTTCCAGGCTGGGCACTCTTGGTCCGCCGGCTCCACGACGCCGACCTGTCAGGATGGCTGTCCCTACTGACCGTGTTGCCGTACATCGGATTCGTGATCCAGATCGTCTTCGGTGTGCTGCCGCCCAAACACTTTGGCGAGCGTTTCGACCGCCGTTGA
- a CDS encoding alpha/beta hydrolase-fold protein — protein MVRIHTVVPGETLSALALRFYGDADRYRLIAAASGVPDPDAIKVGQRLLFPDYTRHTVAAGDTLPGVASRLYGQADLSRLIAAASGVAHDAGINPGQQLIIPELKTYPVSPGDTLSALASRFYGDASFYPPIASVNGIPDPGAISPGQALVIFTGRGDGFGLRIVDRNENDPRLWYYRFQTAAIGWNPGVNVLLPDDYHTSGRTYPVLYMFHGGNDDFRSFDFMGIRDWTAGKPIIVVMPDGGHAGWYSNPVTSFVGPRNWETFHIAQLLPWIEANFRTYADYDGRAVGGFSMGGFGALKYAAKYYGHFASVSAHSGPASLRRDFGLVAHWANITSAVLDLAGGTVYGAPLWDQARVSADNPVERIESYRNKRVFLVAGTSPDPINWFDSANETAVLAGQREFRGLLDHAGIPNEAHEVPGGHVFRPDMFFVDLDGIIARLRPAAVTNSAM, from the coding sequence ATGGTCAGGATCCATACGGTCGTGCCGGGGGAAACACTGTCGGCGTTGGCATTGCGGTTCTACGGGGACGCTGATCGGTACCGGCTGATCGCCGCGGCCAGTGGGGTGCCCGATCCCGATGCGATCAAAGTGGGGCAGCGGCTGCTCTTTCCCGACTACACGCGACACACGGTGGCCGCAGGCGACACGTTGCCGGGAGTGGCGTCGCGCCTCTACGGGCAGGCCGACCTGTCGCGGCTGATCGCCGCCGCCAGCGGCGTCGCCCATGATGCCGGCATCAATCCCGGTCAGCAACTGATCATCCCGGAACTGAAGACGTACCCGGTTTCCCCGGGAGATACGTTGTCGGCGTTGGCATCACGCTTCTACGGTGACGCGTCGTTCTATCCACCGATCGCCAGCGTGAACGGCATCCCCGACCCCGGCGCGATAAGTCCCGGACAGGCGTTGGTCATATTCACCGGGCGCGGCGACGGATTCGGCCTGCGGATCGTCGACCGCAACGAGAACGATCCTCGCCTGTGGTACTACCGATTCCAGACTGCGGCCATCGGTTGGAACCCCGGCGTCAACGTCTTGCTTCCCGATGACTATCACACCAGCGGGCGCACGTATCCGGTGCTCTACATGTTCCACGGCGGCAACGACGATTTCCGTTCGTTCGACTTCATGGGCATCCGCGACTGGACCGCCGGGAAACCGATTATCGTGGTGATGCCTGACGGTGGGCACGCCGGCTGGTATTCCAACCCGGTCACCTCATTCGTCGGACCCCGGAACTGGGAGACCTTCCACATCGCCCAGCTGCTGCCCTGGATCGAGGCGAACTTCCGGACGTACGCCGACTACGACGGCCGGGCGGTCGGCGGATTCTCGATGGGCGGCTTCGGCGCGCTGAAGTACGCGGCGAAGTACTACGGCCACTTCGCTTCGGTCAGTGCCCATTCGGGCCCGGCAAGCCTGCGCCGCGATTTCGGCCTCGTCGCGCACTGGGCGAACATCACGTCGGCGGTGTTGGATCTGGCCGGCGGAACCGTTTATGGCGCCCCGCTCTGGGATCAGGCGAGGGTCAGTGCCGACAACCCGGTCGAGCGGATCGAGAGCTACCGCAACAAGCGGGTCTTCCTCGTCGCCGGAACCAGTCCGGATCCGATCAACTGGTTCGACAGCGCCAACGAGACTGCGGTGCTCGCCGGCCAGCGTGAGTTCCGCGGACTTCTAGACCACGCCGGAATCCCAAATGAAGCGCATGAGGTGCCGGGAGGTCACGTTTTCCGCCCCGACATGTTCTTCGTCGATCTCGACGGAATCATCGCCCGGCTGCGGCCCGCAGCCGTAACGAATAGTGCGATGTAA
- a CDS encoding tautomerase family protein: protein MPSTLIEVRRPYIQSEEVAIIDAVHDALVVAFQIPAGDKHVRLASHEPHRFSHSPGLAQPELYTLVTVDCFSGRSLQAKRDLYREIVNRLEALGIPPDHVTILVRDHPMQNWGVRGGQAACDVELGFNVNV, encoded by the coding sequence ATGCCCAGCACGCTCATCGAGGTTCGGCGGCCTTACATCCAGTCCGAAGAGGTGGCAATCATTGATGCGGTGCACGATGCACTGGTGGTCGCATTCCAGATCCCGGCCGGCGACAAGCATGTCCGGCTGGCATCCCATGAGCCTCATCGGTTCTCGCATTCGCCGGGCCTGGCGCAACCCGAGCTGTACACCCTCGTGACAGTCGACTGTTTCTCCGGCCGATCGCTTCAGGCCAAGCGGGATCTCTACCGGGAGATTGTCAATCGCCTGGAGGCGCTGGGCATCCCACCGGACCATGTCACCATCCTCGTGCGCGACCACCCGATGCAGAACTGGGGAGTTCGTGGCGGGCAGGCCGCCTGCGATGTCGAACTGGGCTTCAACGTCAACGTGTGA
- a CDS encoding GNAT family N-acetyltransferase: protein MLAVTHIEAERVHLRMGRDDDAEGLIETQADERVRRFLGGPRAEADVRAVVAAAGAPTLLAADGCYVVADKESDAMLGMVTLSRRSPDLPGHVQERGDELELSYVFRAHAWGRGYATEAARALLRCAAQQLADHPIVIITQSANLAALRLADRLGFTRVETFEQFNAEQVLASAQLRTFLRP from the coding sequence ATGCTCGCTGTCACTCACATCGAGGCCGAGCGGGTACACCTGCGTATGGGCCGTGACGACGACGCCGAGGGGCTCATCGAGACGCAGGCCGATGAGCGGGTACGTCGTTTCCTCGGCGGGCCGCGCGCCGAAGCGGATGTCCGGGCAGTGGTGGCCGCGGCGGGCGCGCCGACCCTGTTGGCCGCCGACGGCTGCTACGTCGTCGCTGACAAGGAATCCGATGCGATGCTCGGCATGGTGACGCTCAGCCGACGCAGTCCCGACCTTCCCGGTCATGTGCAGGAGCGCGGCGACGAGCTCGAGCTCAGCTACGTGTTCCGCGCACATGCTTGGGGCAGGGGCTACGCGACCGAAGCTGCTCGTGCGCTACTGCGCTGCGCCGCACAGCAACTCGCTGACCACCCGATCGTCATCATCACCCAGTCGGCAAACCTCGCGGCGCTCCGCCTCGCCGACCGACTCGGGTTCACGCGGGTGGAAACCTTCGAGCAATTCAATGCCGAGCAGGTGCTGGCCAGCGCTCAGCTCAGGACGTTCCTGCGGCCGTAG
- a CDS encoding thiocyanate hydrolase, with amino-acid sequence MTDEDDITAVRVRTLEQIVGRGQSWPRMAQKYGVANLVPPWKSSLDGMCDALDHEGVTLPLLTRRTDEDSLVQAVYVTLPYPENQLVALTHSLVARHVIDEETLAQRMREVRTRLEEA; translated from the coding sequence ATGACCGACGAAGATGACATCACCGCTGTCAGGGTCCGGACGCTCGAACAGATCGTCGGGCGAGGGCAGTCGTGGCCCCGCATGGCGCAGAAGTATGGCGTCGCCAACCTGGTACCGCCGTGGAAGTCGAGTCTTGACGGGATGTGCGACGCACTCGACCACGAGGGAGTGACGCTGCCGTTGCTCACCCGTCGAACCGATGAGGACAGCCTGGTCCAAGCCGTCTATGTGACCCTGCCGTACCCGGAGAATCAGCTTGTCGCACTGACGCATTCGCTGGTGGCCAGGCACGTCATCGATGAAGAGACGCTGGCCCAGCGGATGCGAGAAGTCCGGACCCGCCTCGAGGAGGCCTGA
- the scnC gene encoding thiocyanate hydrolase subunit gamma, with protein MTHDEAAHTHDEAPERHAAPMVEEVTDFEVLEIALRELAIEKGLFTAEDHRHYTEFVEQIGPAPGSRLVAKAWLDPDFNQLVLRDPIAASREVGIDWLHPTGFGTPSDFTALEVLENTPSLHHVIVCTLCSCYPRPLLGNSPEWYRTPNYRRRIVRWPRQVLGEFGLFLPDDVEIRVEDSNSKRRFLVLPVRPAGTEDWTEEQLAEIVTRDCMIGVALPKPGVTANAPRPVHAAVRPVEGS; from the coding sequence ATGACGCACGACGAAGCGGCGCATACGCACGATGAAGCGCCTGAGCGGCACGCGGCACCCATGGTCGAGGAAGTGACCGATTTCGAGGTCTTGGAGATCGCGCTCCGCGAATTGGCGATCGAGAAGGGCCTGTTCACTGCCGAAGATCACCGGCATTACACCGAGTTCGTCGAGCAGATCGGGCCGGCGCCGGGCTCGCGACTCGTCGCGAAGGCGTGGCTGGATCCCGATTTCAACCAGTTGGTGCTTCGAGACCCCATCGCTGCCAGTCGGGAAGTGGGAATTGATTGGCTGCACCCGACCGGCTTCGGGACACCCAGTGATTTCACGGCCTTGGAGGTACTGGAGAACACACCGAGTTTGCATCACGTGATTGTCTGCACTTTGTGTTCGTGCTATCCGCGGCCATTGCTCGGGAATTCTCCCGAGTGGTATCGGACGCCGAACTATCGGCGTCGCATTGTGCGCTGGCCGCGCCAGGTTCTCGGTGAGTTCGGCCTTTTCCTGCCTGACGACGTCGAAATCCGTGTCGAGGACTCCAATTCCAAACGCCGGTTCCTGGTGCTGCCGGTCCGGCCCGCCGGAACCGAAGACTGGACTGAGGAGCAACTCGCCGAGATCGTTACCCGCGACTGCATGATCGGTGTCGCCTTGCCGAAGCCTGGGGTGACGGCGAACGCGCCACGACCGGTGCATGCAGCGGTCCGTCCGGTCGAGGGGTCCTGA
- a CDS encoding DinB family protein, whose amino-acid sequence MGTNRITNGTERTLIENTLDRNRAALIATVRGLTEADARRHLVTSLTTPISLIKHAAAAERIWFQRFWAGLEESECDGYSRRDEGTFAVADDESLPDVIAEFQRASQRSRDIASRFDLDATIDIPAEGTVSMRWTLLAMIEEFARHAGHGDILREQIDEP is encoded by the coding sequence ATGGGTACCAACCGAATCACCAACGGAACCGAGCGCACGCTCATCGAGAACACGCTCGACCGAAACCGTGCCGCACTGATTGCGACCGTACGAGGGCTGACCGAGGCCGACGCCCGCCGGCACCTCGTGACGTCGCTGACGACACCGATCTCGTTGATCAAGCATGCCGCTGCCGCGGAAAGAATTTGGTTCCAACGGTTCTGGGCTGGACTCGAGGAATCCGAATGCGACGGATACTCAAGGCGAGACGAGGGCACGTTCGCCGTCGCCGACGACGAGTCGTTGCCCGACGTGATCGCCGAGTTCCAGCGCGCCAGCCAGCGATCGCGCGACATCGCGTCGCGCTTCGACCTCGACGCCACGATAGACATCCCTGCCGAGGGAACTGTGAGCATGCGGTGGACCCTGCTCGCGATGATCGAAGAGTTCGCCAGACATGCCGGGCACGGCGACATCCTTCGCGAACAAATCGATGAGCCTTGA
- a CDS encoding type II toxin-antitoxin system VapC family toxin — protein MTAFVIDAPVAIQLAAEGATIPPGHSLVAPTLLRSQALALVYESVRCGEIDEQRARKVLDGIRGLRIRLLSDRVLQDHAWRIAAQLDWPDTYQAEYIALTQLQADALATADRKLADAARAFVETASPAEILRP, from the coding sequence ATGACAGCATTTGTCATCGACGCTCCGGTAGCCATCCAGCTCGCCGCTGAGGGAGCGACGATTCCACCGGGGCACAGCCTGGTGGCGCCCACGCTGTTGCGCTCGCAGGCGCTCGCCCTGGTCTATGAATCGGTGCGGTGCGGCGAGATCGATGAACAGCGTGCCCGCAAGGTTCTCGACGGTATCCGTGGGCTGCGGATCCGGCTCCTGAGCGATCGGGTGTTGCAGGACCACGCCTGGCGGATTGCCGCCCAGCTGGACTGGCCGGACACCTACCAGGCCGAGTACATCGCACTGACCCAGCTGCAGGCGGACGCGCTGGCTACTGCGGATCGGAAGCTCGCCGATGCGGCGCGTGCGTTCGTCGAAACCGCTTCTCCAGCAGAAATTTTGCGGCCATAG
- a CDS encoding cellulose-binding domain-containing protein: MAGLDKYVKHWRTALHATMSALMVSIPGLVIAPVAHAAAPAARLSVSSTWQTGFIGHFTITNPSTVPLSDWKLEFDLPMGESVSHTWSSNLTRYGTHYVLTPANWNRIIAPGGTATGGLRGVLSGSYVPPSNCVLNGQYLCT, from the coding sequence ATGGCGGGATTGGACAAATACGTGAAGCACTGGCGCACAGCGCTTCACGCAACCATGTCGGCGTTGATGGTTTCCATTCCCGGACTCGTCATCGCCCCCGTAGCTCATGCGGCTGCGCCCGCGGCGAGGTTATCGGTGTCATCGACGTGGCAGACCGGTTTCATCGGCCACTTCACCATCACCAACCCGAGCACGGTGCCGCTATCGGATTGGAAGCTTGAATTCGACTTGCCGATGGGCGAATCCGTCTCGCACACGTGGAGTAGCAACCTCACGCGGTATGGCACGCACTATGTGCTCACGCCCGCGAATTGGAATCGCATCATCGCACCCGGCGGCACCGCCACCGGCGGCCTCAGGGGCGTGTTGTCTGGCTCGTACGTACCGCCGTCGAATTGCGTTCTCAACGGACAATATTTGTGCACCTAG
- a CDS encoding transglycosylase family protein, translated as MRVRKVVTVFGFIGAITLAQMVLAVPNAGAEPNWDAMAQCESGGNWAADTGNGFYGGLQFTPATWSSHGGMGSPAAASREEQIRVARNVMQTQGLGAWPVCGGPVGQATGTCRQVMVWIPLRNLPRLCTFVLNPLG; from the coding sequence ATGCGCGTGCGCAAGGTCGTCACCGTATTCGGGTTCATCGGTGCGATCACCCTGGCTCAGATGGTCCTGGCCGTCCCGAACGCCGGCGCCGAACCGAACTGGGACGCGATGGCTCAGTGCGAATCGGGCGGAAACTGGGCGGCGGACACCGGCAACGGCTTCTATGGCGGGCTGCAGTTCACCCCGGCCACGTGGTCTTCCCACGGCGGAATGGGATCGCCTGCCGCAGCGAGCCGGGAGGAACAGATCCGCGTGGCACGCAACGTGATGCAGACCCAGGGTCTCGGCGCCTGGCCGGTCTGCGGGGGCCCGGTCGGTCAGGCCACCGGAACCTGCCGCCAGGTGATGGTCTGGATCCCCCTGAGGAACCTGCCGCGGCTGTGCACCTTCGTGCTCAACCCGCTGGGCTGA
- a CDS encoding zeta toxin family protein has protein sequence MKRLDLVVGCNGAGKSTFVELTLAPLLPGSPFVNADEIAKRRWPEDPAPHSYEAALVAAETRAKLIELGESFIAETVFSHPSKLELIDDAQAAGYTVILHCVLIPEELAVQRVRHRVQAGGHHVPETKIRERYQRLWDLVAIAAPRVDSALFYDNSTVKGPQIVAQMAGGFVIGSSIWPRWTPATLSSRWNR, from the coding sequence GTGAAGCGTCTCGATCTGGTCGTCGGATGCAACGGCGCCGGCAAGTCCACCTTTGTCGAACTCACCCTCGCCCCGCTGCTTCCGGGTAGCCCCTTCGTCAACGCCGACGAGATCGCCAAGCGTCGCTGGCCTGAAGATCCGGCCCCGCACTCCTACGAGGCCGCACTGGTCGCCGCCGAAACCCGGGCCAAACTCATTGAACTCGGCGAGTCCTTCATTGCCGAGACAGTGTTCTCCCATCCCTCCAAACTCGAGCTCATAGACGACGCGCAGGCCGCCGGGTACACCGTGATCCTGCATTGCGTCCTGATTCCCGAGGAGCTGGCCGTGCAACGAGTGCGCCACCGCGTGCAGGCCGGCGGGCACCACGTTCCCGAGACGAAGATTCGTGAACGCTACCAACGACTTTGGGATCTTGTCGCGATCGCCGCGCCGCGGGTGGACTCGGCACTGTTCTACGACAACAGCACCGTCAAGGGCCCGCAGATAGTCGCTCAGATGGCCGGCGGGTTCGTCATCGGATCGTCCATCTGGCCCAGATGGACGCCGGCGACGCTCAGTTCCCGATGGAATCGATAG
- a CDS encoding alpha/beta hydrolase — translation MHFTSETSSNGVIERTFTLGDITGVLWSPETGSDGAPVILAGHPGGLDKKAPGHVARAHSSVLTDGFHVVSIDAPGHGDRPRSAADVRLVTAFQQARAEGSPSFGRLLAEYCHSVSERAVPEWRATIDAVQALPEIDARSPIGYSGMTLASAIGIPLAAAEPRITAALFGGVVAHDALLEAAKQVTIPIEFLLPWDDKEIPRGFGLDLFGAFASEDKVLHAFPGRHHPVPTDRIDTRFFPRHLGRSEGIVPD, via the coding sequence ATGCATTTCACCTCTGAGACATCGTCGAACGGTGTCATCGAACGCACCTTCACCCTGGGCGACATCACCGGCGTGCTCTGGTCACCGGAAACCGGTTCCGACGGCGCGCCCGTGATCCTGGCCGGTCACCCCGGCGGCCTGGACAAGAAGGCCCCGGGGCACGTAGCGCGGGCCCATTCCTCGGTGCTCACGGACGGTTTTCACGTCGTCTCGATTGATGCGCCCGGACATGGCGACCGGCCGCGCAGCGCAGCCGATGTTCGGCTGGTCACCGCCTTCCAGCAGGCTCGGGCAGAAGGCAGCCCGTCGTTTGGTCGGCTCCTCGCTGAGTACTGCCATTCGGTGTCCGAACGCGCCGTCCCCGAATGGCGGGCGACGATCGACGCCGTGCAAGCCCTGCCCGAGATCGACGCACGGTCGCCTATCGGCTACTCCGGCATGACGCTGGCGAGCGCGATCGGAATACCGCTGGCGGCGGCCGAGCCCCGGATCACCGCCGCGCTCTTCGGAGGGGTCGTCGCACACGATGCGCTGCTCGAAGCGGCGAAACAGGTAACCATCCCCATCGAGTTCCTGCTCCCATGGGACGACAAGGAGATCCCACGCGGATTCGGTCTGGATTTGTTCGGCGCCTTCGCCTCGGAAGACAAAGTGCTGCATGCCTTCCCGGGTCGGCATCACCCGGTGCCCACGGACCGGATCGACACCCGATTCTTTCCCCGGCATCTTGGGCGGAGTGAGGGCATAGTGCCAGACTGA